GTCTATCGCGGCAGCTCGCTGGTACTGAAGGACCTGCTGGCCGGGCACATCCCCAGCACAATGGACAACCTGCCGCCCTACCTGCCGCACATTCAGTCCGGAACCCTCCGGGCGTTGGGCGTGAGCTCGGGCAAGCGTTGGTTCGCGCTGCCGGACACGCCGACCATCGCCGAGCAGGGCTTCGCGGGCTTCGACGCCGCGCCCTGGTGGTACGTGGCCGCGCCGGCCGGCACGCCTCCGGAGATCGTGAAGAAGCTCTCGGACGAGCTGGTGAAGGCGTCCAAACAGCCGGACGTGATCAAGAAGATTCGCGACGCCGGTGCCGCCGAACTGGGCGGATCCTCGGAAGACCTCTCCAAGCACATGACCGCCGAGTACGCGAAATGGAAGAAGGTCGTCGAGGCCGCCAAGCTGGAGCCGCAATGAGCCGCCCCGACCTGAAGGGAAAGATCCAGACCGTTCTCGGGCCGATCGAGCCCGGGAAGCTGGGGCGCACGCTGATGCACGAGCATGTGCTGTGCGACATCCGCCCGCCCGGCACGCGCTCCGACAACGATCTCGGCCCCGAGATCACGCTGGAGAATACCTGGCAGATCAACTACGGCCGCGGCATCAAGCGCGCCGGCCGCAAGTACATGCTCGACCTCGAGGACATCGCCACCCGCGAGGTGGCGATGATGAAGCACGAGGGCGGCGACGCCATCGTCGAACTGTCGTGCGGCGGCCTCTCGCCCGATCCGAATGGCTTGCGCCGCATCGCCGCCGGCACGGGCGTCCATCTCGTGATGGGCTGCGGCTATTACGTGAACGACTACCAGGATCCGAAGAACCACGATCGCTCGGTCGAGGACTTCGCCGCCGAGATGATCGGCCAGATCCACGACGGCGCCTGGGGCACCGACGTCTGCGCCGGCATGATCGGCGAGATCGGCTGCCAGTCGCCGTGGACCGACACCGAGAAGCGCGTGATGCGGGGCGCGTTCATCGCCGCGACCGAGACCGGTGCCGCGATCAACGTCCATCCCGGGCGCGACCCCGACCAGCCTCAGGAGATCGCGGATTTCGCGAAAGCCGCGGGGTTCCCGACCGAGCGCATCGTCATCAGCCACATCGACCGCACCGTCTTCGACGAGCCGCGCCTGCTGAAGCTGGCCGAATCGGGCGTGACGGTGGAGTTCGACCTGTTCGGCCAGGAGTCGAGCTATTACGGCCTGTCGGACATCGACATGCCCAACGATGCGACGCGGCTCCGGTTGATCCGCGCGCTGATCGAGGCGGGCCATCTCGAGCGCGTCGTGATCAGCCACGACATCTGCTACCGCACGCGCCTCGCCAGCTTCGGCGGCCACGGCTATGGCCATATCTTCCGCAACGTCGTGCCGATGATGAAGAAGCGCGGCTACAGCGAGGCCGAGATCGACGCCATCCTGGTCGGCAATCCGCGGCGGCTGCTGACGTTCTTGTGAGGAGAGAAAGCGAAGGGTCCCTCACTTCGTTCGGGATGACAATTTTGTTGAGATCGGCGCAGTGCGCTGATGCAAGAAAGGGTGTCATCCCGAACGAAGTGAGGGACCTTTTTCTTTTATGATCAGAACGTCAGCGGATACTCCGCTTCGGCCGTGTAGATCGGTCCGCCGCGGCCGGTGCGGCTCGAATAGAGTGTGAAGTGCTCGGCCACCCAGGGCTCCAGGCGGAAAGTCCCGTGGCTCGCCATGAATTGCGCGATGTGATGGCCGGTCTCGGCACCGACGGGGAAACGCGCCAGGGTCACGTGCGGGCGGTACTTGCGGCGTTCGACCTCGATGCCGCAGTTGCGCGCGACTGCCGTTACTTTCTGCTGCAGCCAGTCGAGTCGCTCGCTGCGTTCGACCAGGGCGACCAGCGCGCGGGGTTGCTTGCCGCTGCTGAACTGGTCGACGCCGGCGATCGTCACGGAAAAGGGCGGGCCGGCGATGTCAGCGAGCTCCTCCTCGAAGTCGCGCATCGTGCCGCCCTGAACCTCGCCCGCGAAGCACAACGTGACGTGCAGATTCTCCTGCGGTACCCACCGCGCATCGGGCACGCCCGACTGCAGCGCCGACAGCGCGTCGGCGATCTCGTCAGGGACGGGCAGGGCGACGAACAGACGCGGCATCGTCAAGATTCTTCGTCACGAAGGGCAGGATGCGCTCGACGATGACGTCGACTCCCTTGGCGTTGGGATGGATCCCGTCGGGCTGGTTGAGCGCGGGATCCTGAGCCACGCCGTCGAGGAAGAAGGGATAGAGCGGCACGCCGTGTTTGTCGGCGAGCTTCTTGTAGAGGCCGTCGAACTGCTGGACGTACTCGGAGCCGAAGTTGCGCGGCGCCAGCATGCCGACCAGCCAGACCGTGGCGCCGGCCTGCTTCAGCTTGCCGACGATGGCGT
This DNA window, taken from Reyranella humidisoli, encodes the following:
- a CDS encoding phosphotriesterase family protein gives rise to the protein MSRPDLKGKIQTVLGPIEPGKLGRTLMHEHVLCDIRPPGTRSDNDLGPEITLENTWQINYGRGIKRAGRKYMLDLEDIATREVAMMKHEGGDAIVELSCGGLSPDPNGLRRIAAGTGVHLVMGCGYYVNDYQDPKNHDRSVEDFAAEMIGQIHDGAWGTDVCAGMIGEIGCQSPWTDTEKRVMRGAFIAATETGAAINVHPGRDPDQPQEIADFAKAAGFPTERIVISHIDRTVFDEPRLLKLAESGVTVEFDLFGQESSYYGLSDIDMPNDATRLRLIRALIEAGHLERVVISHDICYRTRLASFGGHGYGHIFRNVVPMMKKRGYSEAEIDAILVGNPRRLLTFL
- the thpR gene encoding RNA 2',3'-cyclic phosphodiesterase; amino-acid sequence: MPRLFVALPVPDEIADALSALQSGVPDARWVPQENLHVTLCFAGEVQGGTMRDFEEELADIAGPPFSVTIAGVDQFSSGKQPRALVALVERSERLDWLQQKVTAVARNCGIEVERRKYRPHVTLARFPVGAETGHHIAQFMASHGTFRLEPWVAEHFTLYSSRTGRGGPIYTAEAEYPLTF